One genomic region from Balaenoptera musculus isolate JJ_BM4_2016_0621 chromosome X, mBalMus1.pri.v3, whole genome shotgun sequence encodes:
- the LOC118888907 gene encoding LOW QUALITY PROTEIN: retinoic acid receptor beta-like (The sequence of the model RefSeq protein was modified relative to this genomic sequence to represent the inferred CDS: inserted 1 base in 1 codon; deleted 2 bases in 1 codon), with the protein MCKRTNVQIPVLACGTGSASYTEEVVPSEEENYYNNHGNEYDEDNGNDDDTVDDENHEFSNDNHLFDDIKNATHELFNIREILASCFHLAKNMVNNEESEIISEDMERTGWARARLRDRNSSADHRVRLDLGLWDKFSELATKCIIKIVEFAKRLPGFTGLTIADQITLLKAACLDILILRICTRYTPEQDTMPFSDGLTLNRXQMHNAGIRPLTDLVFTFASQLLHLEMDDTETGLHSAICLICGDRQDLEEPTKVDKLQGPLLEALKIYIRKRRPRKPHMFPKILMKITDLRSISAKGAESVTTLKMEIPGSMPPLIQEMLENSEGHEPLPPSSSGNTAEHSPSTSPSSVENSGVSQSPLLQ; encoded by the exons ATACCTGTCTTGGCCTGTGGAACTGGTAGTGCCAGTTATACAGAAGAGGTAGTACCGTCAGAGGAGGAAAATTACTACAACAATCATGGTAATGAATATGATGAGGATAATGGCAATGATGATGATACTGTTGATGATGAAAATCATGAATTTTCTAATGATAATCActtatttgatgatattaaaaaTGCTACTCATGAATTGTTTAACATCAGAGAAATTTTGGCTTCATGTTTCCATCTTGCTAAAAACATGGTCAATAATGAAGAATCAGAAATTATCTCAGAGGACATG GAAAGGACAG GTTGGGCACGTGCGAGGCTCCGGGACAGGAATTCCAGTGCTGACCATCGAGTCCGACTGGACCTGGGCCTCTGGGACAAATTCAGTGAACTGGCCACCAAGTGCATTATTAAGATCGTGGAGTTTGCTAAACGTCTACCAGGCTTCACCGGCTTGACCATCGCAGACCAAATCACCCTGCTGAAAGCAGCCTGTTTGGACATCCTGATTCTGAGAATCTGCACCAGGTATACCCCAGAGCAAGACACCATGCCGTTTTCGGACGGCCTGACCCTGAATC ACCAGATGCACAACGCCGGGATCAGACCCCTGACAGACCTCGTATTCACCTTCGCCAGCCAGCTCCTACATCTGGAGATGGACGACACGGAGACAGGCCTTCACAGCGCCATCTGCTTGATCTGTGGAGACCGCCAGGACCTTGAGGAACCAACA AAAGTAGATAAGCTACAAGGACCATTGCTGGAAGCACTAAAAATTTATATCAGAAAGAGACGACCCAGAAAGCCTCACATGTTTCCAAAGATCCTCATGAAAATCACAGATCTCCGCAGCATCAGTGCTAAAGGTGCAGAAAGTGTAACtactttgaaaatggaaattccTGGCTCAATGCCCCCTCTCATTCAGGAAATGCTGGAGAATTCTGAAGGACATGAGCCCTTGCCCCCAAGCTCAAGTGGGAACACAGCAGAGCACAGTCCCAGCACCTCGCCCAGCTCCGTGGAGAACAGCGGTGTCAGTCAGTCACCACTGCTGCAATAA